One Drechmeria coniospora strain ARSEF 6962 chromosome 01, whole genome shotgun sequence genomic region harbors:
- a CDS encoding RING-14 protein, translated as MKFAHDFKEILASQGFPAHWVTRAIPYSQLKKCLKKVQRELQDLGLDPETLRDLLDPDPSSSVALQYKLKATDSNFVRPKLTVNVHISDGVIVDASLTPTSRRFFERIASDLSVDRLLPTPFSERTITDMRQVEMPPPPADDATAPVPGGRVVYETIEVPLVFNSEFFDILQSEVNDLDALQVEEEKRMTTEVVQLGQEVSRVSKPTRFSKNDLARWRRIFELYLDAEVFFATHEHDHGPRTSKKALEQLQWFRAEVERRQLAHDFKLEESKMAFARFLSLNSSLLKNLQFQELNKLAVSKILKKFDKRTSLSVSKVFPTVLQPEGVLSRDMAKVVCAHMSQELVSVVPQLNDYLCPVCFSVAYRPVRLDCQHVFCIRCVIKIQRRQEKHCPLCRADVVLHASADNLDQKLEKYMKKYFSKEVKEKQRANDMERGLESFGPGYTPLECVIM; from the exons ATGAAGTTCGCGCACGACTTCAAAGAGATCCTCGCCAGCCAAG GCTTTCCCGCCCATTGGGTCACCCGAGCGATTCCTTACAGCCAGCTCAAGAAATGTCTCAAAAAGGTGCAACGAGAATTGCAggaccttggcctcgacccCGAAACTCTCCGTGACCTACTGGACCCGGATCCTTCGTCTTCGGTCGCCCTCCAATACAAGCTCAAGG CGACGGATTCCAACTTTGTCCGACCGAAACTCACCGTCAACGTGCACATATCCGATGGCGTCATCGTTGATGCTTCGTTAACGCCAACCTCGCGCCGTTTCTTCGAGCGCATCGCCTCAGACCTTTCCGTTGACCGACTGCTGCCCACGCCCTTCTCGGAACGCACTATAACGGACATGCGGCAGGTCGAGATGCCTCCTCCacccgccgacgacgcgaccGCCCCCGTTCCGGGTGGCCGTGTCGTCTACGAGACCATCGAGGTGCCGCTGGTCTTCAACAGCGAATTTTTCGACATACTTCAGAGCGAGGTCAATGACCTCGATGCCCTccaggtggaggaggagaagaggaTGACGACCGAGGTGGTTCAGCTTGGCCAGGAGGTCTCCCGGGTATCCAAACCCACGCGCTTCTCCAAGAACGATCTCGCCCGCTGGCGTCGCATATTCGAGCTGTACCTGGATGCCGAAGTCTTCTTCGCCACCCATGAGCACGACCACGGCCCGAGAACGAGCAAGAAGGcgctcgagcagctgcagTGGTTCCGCGCCGAGGTCGAAAGGCGCCAGCTTGCTCACGATTTCAAGCTCGAGGAAAGCAAAATGGCCTTTGCAAGATTTCTCAGCCTCAATTCTAGCTTGCTCAAGAATCTTCAGTTCCAGGAGCTGAACAAGCTAGCCGTCAGCAAAATCCTCAAGA AATTTGACAAGCGAACATCCCTATCCGTGTCAAAAGTATTCCCCACCGTCCTCCAGCCCGAAGGCGTCCTGTCGCGAGACATGGCCAAGGTTGTGTGCGCCCACATGTCTCAGgagctcgtctccgtcgtaCCTCAGCTCAACGACTACCTGTGTCCCGTGTGCTTCTCCGTTGCCTACCGGCCGGTTCGGCTTGATTGCCAGCACGTTTTCTGCATACGCTGCGTCATCAAGATACAGCGACGCCAGGAGAAGCATTGCCCTTTGTGCCGTGCCGACGTGGTTCTGCATGCATCAGCGG ACAACCTCGACCAAAAGCTTGAAAAATACATGAAAAAGTACTTTTCGAAAGAGGTCAAGGAAAAGCAGCGTGCCAACGACATGGAGCGCGGGCTCGAAAGTTTTGGACCAGGATACACGCCCCTCGAATGCGTCATCATGTGA
- a CDS encoding hypothetical protein (related to RLI and DUF367 domain protein) has product MVRHKKDFAGRGKKSGFRGGGHGGPRRPANDDGTGDGSSSRPAFKAACWDFGHCDPKRCSGKKLMKLGLMRDLHLGQRHNGVIITPNGKQVVSPADRELLDQYGAAVVECSWARTQEIQWSKVGGKCERLLPYLVAANTVNYGKPWRLNCVEALAAAFYICGHPDWAEQILEPFSYGHSFLEINSSILKRYAACADAAEVKKTEAEWMERLQREFAESREQGADDIWTTGNTNRKPAVSSSDEEGASDNSDDDGESPDKRSSGTMPPQSDRFGESRDPFAISDDSDDDDDAMREICRKVLASKPFSNPQLDDGDVDDHDAKKHTFSSSPHHQQRQQQVKVNVDLLPDSDNGDGSDGSNAADDDDDDDDDDEFDSIIEATPVTDKIGLAKLEKERRQAKVTTRMSASNVISAPSRW; this is encoded by the coding sequence ATGGTTCGACACAAAAAGGACTTTGCTGGTCGGGGCAAGAAATCTGGCTTCCGCGGCGGTGGCCATGGAGGACCTCGGCGTCCCGCCAACGACGATGGCACGGGTGACGGCTCATCATCAAGGCCGGCCTTCAAGGCGGCCTGCTGGGATTTTGGCCACTGTGACCCCAAGCGTTGCTCCGGAAAGAAGCTCATGAAGCTTGGCCTCATGCGAGacctccacctcggccagcgGCACAACGGCGTCATCATCACCCCCAATGGCAAGCAAGTCGTCTCCCCTGCCGACCGCGAGCTCCTGGACCAgtacggcgccgccgtcgtcgagtgcTCGTGGGCGCGCACGCAGGAAATCCAGTGGAGCAAAGTCGGAGGTAAATGCGAGAGGCTGCTGCCCtatctcgtcgccgcgaaTACCGTCAACTACGGCAAACCGTGGCGCCTCAACTGCGTTGAGGCTCTGGCGGCCGCCTTCTACATCTGCGGCCATCCGGACTGGGCGGAGCAGATCCTCGAGCCCTTCTCGTACGGCCACTCTTTCCTGGAAATCAACTCCAGCATCCTCAAGCGCTACGCAGCCTgtgccgacgcggccgaggtgaagaAGACGGAAGCGGAGTGGATGGAACGGTTGCAGAGAGAGTTCGCCGAGAGCAGGGAGCAAGGTGCTGATGACATCTGGACGACGGGCAACACGAACCGCAAGCCTGCAGTTTCCTCTTCGGATGAAGAGGGTGCATCGGACAAttccgatgacgatggcgaatCCCCCGACAAGCGCTCGTCCGGCACGATGCCACCTCAGAGCGACCGATTCGGAGAGAGCCGGGACCCTTTTGCCATATCCGACGACagtgatgacgatgacgatgcgaTGCGGGAAATCTGTCGCAAGGTCCTCGCCTCGAAGCCTTTCTCCAACCCCcaactcgacgacggtgacgtcGATGACCATGATGCAAAGAAGCACACATTTTCGAGTTCGCCGCATCACCAACAGCGACAGCAGCAAGTCAAGGTCAATGTCGACCTCTTGCCGGATTCGGACAATGGTGACGGGTCTGACGGCAGTaacgctgccgacgacgacgatgacgacgacgatgacgacgaatTCGATAGCATTATCGAGGCCACCCCGGTGACAGACAAGATTGGCCTGGCCAAGCTCGAGAAAGAGAGGCGGCAAGCCAAGGTGACGACCAGAATGTCTGCCTCAAACGTGATATCGGCCCCGAGCAGGTGGTAA
- a CDS encoding VHS domain-containing protein, with amino-acid sequence MAAVVPPTLSVGYSASPITTRHPAVTGLLTFASPPFPRQTVTSSHLPNVASDIVAGIIVWAMEAASARAAASDRWGDFGRAPSQLQRFIAGACSPENYEPNLALNLEICDLINSKKGSTPREAAMAVVGYINHRNPNVALLALSLLDYCVKNCGYPFHLQISTKEFLNELVRRFPERPPIRPTRVQAKILEAIEEWRVTICDTSRYREDLGFIRDMHRLLSYKGYMFPEVRREDAAVLNPSDNLKSAEEMEEEEKEAHSAKLQELIRRGTPEDLREANRLMKIMAGYDTRSKTDYRAKAAEEVGKIQAKARLLEERLEAFKPGDEMVEGDVFSELASALQNAQPKIQKMCEEESDDHEAVAKLFEINDSIHRTVERYKLMKKGDLDGAAKVAAGGPTPSQTASLGKAAANELSLIDFDADSMAGNGTADGVSHADGVENDLLGLDIGGSYGQGGTISLGFGANQNVPGPALLSSMTEDSSAGGAISTQTQPFSQFASFTSPAGSKPTTPLPSSHQQPPPPPRAEDDEWNFTSSLPTEAAPALPMEHKSNISDANLQADFLAKRIANGNSINILFAFTNKTAQPISELHFQLAVTKGYELQLKPQSGRDLAPKQSRGITQALEVWRSGNRSEKVESVKLRWRVAYKLGAEQRSEMGEVPEFRLA; translated from the exons atggccgccgtcgtacCACCTACCTTGTCCGTTGGTTACTCCGCATCTCCCATCACCACCC GCCACCCTGCCGTCACCGGCTTGCTCACTttcgcctctcctcctttTCCCCGCCAAACGGTCACTTCATCCCACCTCCCCAACGTCGCCAGcgacatcgtcgccggcatcatcgTTTGGGCCATGGAAGCTGCCTCTGCCCGTGCCGCAGCCAGCGACCGCTGGGGCGACTTTGGACGTGCTCCCTCGCAGCTGCAGCGCTTCATTGCCGGCGCCTGCAGCCCGGAAAACTACGAGCCCAACCTCGCGCTCAACCTCGAGATTTGCGACCTCATCAACAGCAAAAAGGGTAGCACTCCTCGTGAAGCTgcgatggccgtcgtcggctatATCAACCACCGGAATCCAAACGTCGCTCTCCTCGCCTTGAGCCTGCTCGACTACTGCGTCAAGAATTGCGGCTACCCCTTCCACCTTCAGATCAGCACAAAGGAGTTCCTCAATGAGCTGGTCCGCAGGTTCCCTGAGCGGCCCCCCATTCGGCCAACTCGGGTTCAGGCCAAGATTCTCGAGGCCATAGAGGAGTGGCGCGTGACCATTTGCGACACGAGCCGCTATCGGGAGGATCTGGGCTTCATCAGAGACATGCATCGTCTGCTGAGCTACAAGGGCTACATGTTTCCCGAAGTCCGGCGGGAGGACGCTGCCGTTCTGAACCCCAGCGAT AATCTGAAatcggccgaggagatggaggaggaggaaaaaGAGGCACACTCGGCCAAGTTGCAGGAGCTCATCCGTCGCGGGACCCCCGAGGACCTTCGCGAAGCCAACCGGCTGATGAAGATCATGGCCGGCTACGACACCCGATCCAAGACCGACTATCGTGCCAAGGCTGCCGAGGAGGTCGGCAAGATTCAAGCCAAGGCGAGACTGCTGGAGGAGCGTCTCGAGGCTTTCAAGCCGGGCGACGAGatggtcgagggcgacgtgTTCAGCGAGCTGGCCTCCGCTCTTCAGAACGCCCAGCCGAAGATACAGAAGATGTGCGAGGAGGAGTCGGACGACCACGAGGCCGTGGCCAAGCTGTTCGAAATCAACGACAGCATACACCGCACCGTCGAGCGATACAAGCTGATGAAAAAGGGCGACTTGGACGGCGCTGCCAAGGTCGCGGCCGGCGGGCCAACCCCGTCGCAGACGGCTTCCCTCGGCAAGGCAGCAGCCAATGAGCTGTCTCTGATAGACTTCGATGCCGATTCCATGGCCGGCAACGGCACCGCCGATGGCGTCTCtcatgccgacggcgtcgagaacGACCTCCTGGGGCTCGACATTGGCGGCTCCTACGGCCAGGGCGGCACCATCAGTCTTGGTTTCGGTGCGAACCAAA ATGTCCCCGGTCCAGCCCTGCTCTCCTCCATGACGGAAGACAGCAGCGCAGGTGGTGCCATTTCCACACAGACCCAACCCTTCTCGCAGTTCGCCTCCTTTACGTCACCGGCAGGGTCAAAACCGACGACTCCGCTGCCTTCGAGCCACCAGCaacctccgccgccgccgagggctgAAGATGACGAATGGAATTTCACCTCGTCTTTGCCGACCGaagcggcgccggccttgccGATGGAACACAAGAGCAACATTAGCGACGCAAATCTACAGGCAGATTTTCTTGCCAAGCGCATTGCCAACGGCAATTCGATCAACATTCTCTTTGCCTTTACCAACAAGACGGCGCAGCCGATATCTGAGCTGCACTTTCAGCTTGCCGTGACCAAG GGCTACGAACTTCAACTCAAGCCCCAGTCCGGCCGCGACCTCGCTCCCAAGCAGAGCCGTGGCATCACTCAAGCGCTCGAGGTGTGGCGTTCGGGTAACCGGTCAGAGAAGGTGGAATCCGTGAAGCTGCGGTGGCGTGTCGCCTACAAGCTTGGAGCGGAGCAGAGGAGCGAGATGGGTGAAGTCCCCGAGTTTAGGCTGGCATGA
- a CDS encoding DnaJ and TPR domain protein, whose product MRFGISSLAVTVLASAGQALSPQDIPADLPVSALLSTAQTHLAKGETSEALIYYDAAIAKDPTNYLTLFKRATTYLSLGRPTLATEDFNKVLTLKPGFQGAHLQLAKIRSRAAEWQAARAEYLAANKDAESPELLELSEAENAAVIADAAHKAQNWDECVGQAGVAILVASRSSSLRQLRAECRFERNEVEEGMGDLHHVLQMRPGDTSPHMLISATSFYCLGDFDAGLAQVRKCLHSDPDSKVCKRLHKYEKAVQKSFAKAEAQLKKGQTATAGQTLVGNSETPGLLATVQDQIAELRAEGRIPPKAKAKLYDTIVEMVCEAYSESKHKNVQKYCDEAIELDPDSFWGTLYRARALMDKEEYEPAIQMLEKAANLRPDLQDKVNPILNKAQIAFKRSKTKDYYKVIGVAHDADERQIKSAYRKASKRFHPDKAAKQGITKEDAEKKMAAINEAYEVLSNPELRARFDRGDDPNSQGGGEPFQGNPFGGSHNYMFHQQGQQVKFQFGGGGGGAHFGF is encoded by the exons atgcgctTCGGCATTTCCAGCCTTGCCGTGACCGTCctggcgtcggccggccaaGCGCTGTCGCCGCAAGACATCCCCGCCGACCTGCCCGTCTCTGCTCtcttgtcgacggcgcagaCGCATCTGGCCAAGGGCGAGACGAGCGAGGCCCTCATCTACTAcgatgccgccatcgccaaggacCCGACCAACTACCTGACCCTCTTCAAACGGGCCACCACCTATctctccctcggccgcccgacCCTGGCCACCGAGGACTTCAACAAGGTGCTCACCCTCAAGCCCGGCTTCCAAGGCGCCCACCTGCAGCTGGCCAAGATACGATCGAGGGCCGCCGAGTGGCAGGCCGCCCGCGCCGAGTATCTGGCCGCCAACAAGGATGCCGAATCGCCCGAGCTCCTGGAGTtgtccgaggccgagaacgctgccgtcatcgccgatgccgcccacAAGGCCCAGAACTGGGATGAGTGCGTCGGCCAAGCGggcgtcgccatcctcgtcgcctccagGTCCTCATCCCTCCGCCAGCTGCGGGCCGAGTGCCGTTTCGAGCGcaacgaggtcgaggagggcatGGGCGACCTGCACCACGTCTTGCAGATGCGACCGGGGGATACGAGCCCGCACATGCTCATATCCGCCACCTCCTTCTACTGCCTCGGGGAtttcgacgccggcctcgcccagGTCAGGAAGTGCCTGCACTCCGACCCCGACTCGAAAGTTTGCAAACgcctgcacaagtacgagaAGGCCGTCCAGAAAAGCTTCGCCAAGGCGGAGGCGCAGTTGAAAAAGGgccagacggcgacggcgggacAAACGTTGGTCGGCAACAGCGAGACGCCgggcctcctcgccaccgtccAGGATCAGATTGCCGAGCTTCGGGCCGAAGGGAGGATTCCGCCCAAGGCGAAGGCCAAGCTGTACGATACCATCGTGGAGATGGTCTGCGAGGCGTATTCCGAG TCAAAGCACAAGAACGTACAAAAGTACtgcgacgaggccatcgagctcGACCCCGATTCCTTCTGGGGTACTCTCTACAGGGCCAGGGCGCTGATGGACAAGGAAGAGTACGAGCCGGCCATCCAGATGCTGGAGAAGGCTGCCAATCTTCGGCCCGATCTCCAGGACAAGGTCAACCCCATCCTGAACAAGGCTCAGATTGCCTTCAAGCGCAGCAAGACCAAGGATTACTACAAGGTCATCGGAGTGGcccacgacgccgatgagAGGCAGATCAAATCGGCATACCGGAAAGCCTCCAAGCGCTTTCACCCcgacaaggcggccaagcAGGGCATCACCAaggaggatgccgagaagAAGATGGCTGCCATCAACGAGGCCTACGAAGTCTTGAGCAATCCCGAGCTGCGCGCGCGCTTCGACAGGGGGGATGATCCCAACTCCCAAGGCGGCGGGGAGCCCTTCCAAGGCAATCCCTTTGGCGGCAGCCACAACTACATGTTTCATCAGCAGGGTCAGCAAGTCAAGTTCCagttcggcggcggcggcggaggtgCTCATTTTGGCTTTTGA
- a CDS encoding eukaryotic translation initiation factor subunit eIF2A: protein MESPLQFAYRTQKTIGVFDAAPVYEPLAGFKKPEGNLRCSDYSPCGRFFGWASPESVTVIDTSTGLELLNLPLLNVYELGFSPLGTFIITWERPAKDEAGDATKNLKVWRTVEEDVAPADKLPLGRWVQKQQGGWNLQYTADEKYCARLVTNEVQFFESHDLVTVWNKLRVEGVATFALAPGTQNHAVAVFVPERKGQPAVVKVYNVPLFQNPISHKTFFKGDKVQLKWNKRGSSILVLAHTDVDKSGKSYYGETTLYLLSTNGAFDARVTLDKEGPIHDVSWSPNSREFGVVYGYMPAKATIFNDRAVAKHSFPLGPRNTVTFSPSARFVLVAGFGNLAGQIDVYDLEKDFRKVCTIEGGNPSVCEWSPDSRYIMTATTSPRLRVDNGVKLWHVGGGIMYNEDMVELYNVVWRPAAAEKAVAGNPLDPVPTPHSSAATYLGTVKTPSKPAGAYRPPGARGLATPLHFKREDEGGVAHTVSNGTQNVGPNGFGPRRRGPANGNDREFRSRSRMNDNAGRGNTPFGVRGDSAAQPGALAQQDAQSSNPAAAPDAQSSNAKKVRSLQKKVRAIEDLEMRLAGGEKLEDTQLKKINTKSSVLKELESLERELELADDIESDVATSGPFLHVANGSLLVSPPSDLFVYTAPKAQLCVASAAVVNLAALESKAFGRAPVELAGMAKPSAESIEDYDYESLPPNFSLLQNMVAGAFAGIAEHTAMYPIDAIKTRMQVLNPNTTTVPTGLLRSTYQMASSEGFFSLWRGMSSVIVGAGPAHAVYFATYEAVKHAMGGNQAGVHHPLAAATSGAAATIASDAFMNPFDVIKQRMQIQNSSKMYRSMVDCAKYVYKHEGIGAFYISYPTTLSMTVPFTALQFLAYESISTAMNPQKDYDPVTHCLAGAVAGGFAAGLTTPMDVIKTILQTRGTSSDPQVRNVHSFVGGCKLLYRREGFRGFFKGVRPRVVTTMPSTAICWSAYEFSKAYFIKRNDTL, encoded by the exons ATGGAATCTCCGTTGCAGTTTGCCTACCGGACCCAGAAGACCATCGGCGTCTTCGACGCCGCTCCGGTCTACGAGCCTCTCGCCGGCTTCAAGAAACCCGAAGGAAATCTGCGCTGCAGCGACTACTCGCCCTGCGGCCGCTTCTTCGGCTGGGCCTCGCCCGAATCGGTGACGGTCATCGACACCTCGAcgggcctcgagctcctcaaTTTGCCTCTCCTGAACGTCTACGAGCTCGGCTTCTCGCCGCTCGGAACCTTCATCATCACGTGGGAACGCCCCGCCAAGGATGAAGCCGGAGACGCCACCAAGAACCTCAAGGTCTGGCgcaccgtcgaggaggacgtcgCGCCGGCCGACAAGCTGCCCCTCGGCCGCTGGGTCCAGAAGCAGCAGGGAGGCTGGAATCTCCAGTACACGGCCGACGAAAAGTACTGCGCGCGCCTCGTCACCAACGAGGTCCAGTTCTTCGAGAGTCACGATCTCGTCACCGTCTGGAACAAGCTCCGCGTCGAGGGCGTGGCCACCTTTGCCCTCGCGCCCGGGACGCAGAACCACGCGGTGGCCGTCTTCGTGCCGGAGCGCAAG GGTCaaccggccgtcgtcaaggtCTACAACGTGCCGCTCTTCCAGAACCCCATATCGCACAAGACCTTCTTCAAGGGGGACAAGGTTCAGCTGAAGTGGAACAAGCGGGGCTCcagcatcctcgtcctcgcccacACCGACGTGGACAAGTCGGGCAAAAGCTACTACGGCGAGACGACCCTCTACCTGCTCAGCACCAACGGAGCCTTCGACGCCCGCGTCACCCTCGACAAGGAAGGCCCCATCCACGACGTCTCGTGGTCGCCCAACTCGCGCGAGTTCGGCGTCGTCTACGGCTACATGCCCGCCAAGGCCACCATTTTCAACGatcgcgccgtcgccaagcaCTCGTTCCCCCTCGGACCCCGCAACACCGTCACCTTCTCGCCCAGCGCgcgcttcgtcctcgtcgccggcttcggcaacCTCGCCGGCCAGATTGACGTCTACGACCTCGAGAAGGACTTCCGCAAGGTCTGCACCATCGAGGGCGGAAACCCCAGCGTCTGCGAGTGGAGCCCCGACAGCCGGTACATcatgacggccacgacgtcgccgcgACTGCGCGTCGACAACGGCGTCAAGCTCTggcacgtcggcggcggcatcatgTACAACGAGGACATGGTCGAGCTCTACAACGTCGTCTGgcgaccggcggcggcggagaaggccgtcgccggcaaccCCCTCGACCCCGTGCCGACGCCTcactcgtcggccgccacctaCCTGGGCACGGTGAAGACACCGAGCAAGCCGGCGGGCGCCTACCGTCCGCCCGGTGCCCGCGGCCTCGCCACGCCTCTGCACTTCAAgcgcgaggacgagggcggcgtcgcccaCACGGTGAGCAACGGCACGCAGAACGTCGGGCCCAACGGCTTCGGCCCACGC CGGCGAGGTCCCGCCAACGGCAACGACCGCGAGTTTCGGAGCCGCTCGAGGATGAATGACAATGCCGGCCGCGGCAACACGCCGTTCGGCGTCCGCGGCGATTCCGCCGCTCAGCCGGGTGCCCTTGCGCAGCAGGACGCCCAGAGTTCGaaccccgccgccgcgcccgaCGCCCAGAGTTCGAATGCCAAGAAGGTTCGGAGCCTCCAGAAGAAGGTTCGCGCCATCGAGGATCTCGAGAtgcgcctcgccggcggggAGAAGCTCGAGGATACGCAGCTGAAGAAGATCAACACCAAATCTTCGGTGCTCAAGGAGCTGGAGTCGCTCGAGAGGGA GTtggagctcgccgacgacatcgaATCTGACGTCGCCACTTCTGGTCCATTTCTGCACGTTGCCAACGgctccctcctcgtctctCCTCCCTCCGACCTCTTCGTCTACACTGCCCCCAAAG CTCAACTTTGCGTGGCATCTGCCGCCGTTGTCAACCTGGCTGCCCTCGAATCCAAGGCCTTCGGCAGAGCTCCAGTAGAGCTGGCCGGAATGGCCAAGCCAAGCGCCGAGTCGATCGAGGACTACGA TTATGAATCACTCCCCCCCAACTTCTCCCTGCTCCAAAACATGGTTGCGGGAGCCTTTGCTGGCATAGCC GAGCACACTGCCATGTATCCTATCGACGCCATCAAG ACCCGAATGCAAGTGCTCAACCCCAATAccacgacggtgccgactGGGCTGTTGAGGAGTACCTACCAGATGGCTTCGAGCGAAGGGTTTTTCAGCCTCTGGCGTGGCATGTCTAgtgtcatcgtcggcgccg GACCTGCGCACGCCGTCTACTTTGCCACATACGAGGCCGTAAAGCATGCCATGGGTGGTAACCAAGCGGGTGTTCATCATCCTCTTGCCGCTG CCACGAGCGGCGCTGCCGCCACGATTGCAAGCGACGCCTTTATGAACCCGTTTGATG TCATCAAGCAGCGAATGCAGATTCAAAACTCGAGCAAGATGTACCGCTCCATGGTCGATTGTGCCAAGTATGTGTACAAACACGAAGGCATCGGCGCCTTTTACATTTCCTACCCGACAACACTCTCCATGACGGTGCCCTTTACGGCACTTCAGTTCTTGGCATACGagtccatctcgacggccatgaaCCCGCAGAAGGACTACGACCCAGTGACGCACTGCCTCGCCGGTGCTGTTGCCGGTGGTtttgccgccggcctcacGACGCCCATGGACGTGATCAAGACGATTCTGCAGACGCGTGGCACGTCTTCCGACCCTCAAGTCCGAAACGTCCACAGTTTCGTCGGCGGTTGCAAACTGCTCTACCGAAGAGAAGGCTTTCGCGGCTTCTTCAAGGGCGTACGGCCGAgggtggtgacgacgatgccgagcacGGCCATTTGCTGGTCGGCTTATGAATTTTCAAA GGCCTACTTCATCAAGCGCAACGACACGTTGTAG